In Triplophysa rosa linkage group LG18, Trosa_1v2, whole genome shotgun sequence, a genomic segment contains:
- the zeb1b gene encoding zinc finger E-box-binding homeobox 1b has product MADGPRCKRRKQANPKRTNVSNYSHVLEGQSDSDDEDKLHIVEDEGSLLDGADCDSVAPDDDHNGTADQDGRWDDVKEESMSDEDDRSRDALVEEMLQQGDTAVIFPEPPDDEPQQGTPETSGHDENGTPDSFSQLLTCPYCSRGYKRYTSLKEHIKYRHEKSEDNFSCSLCSYTFAYRTQLDRHMTAHKAGREQRHVTQSGGGGNRKFKCTECGKAFKYKHHLKEHLRIHSGEKPYECSNCKKRFSHSGSYSSHISSKKCIGLISVNGRPRPTPAAGLAKTPQCSSPSLPTSSPTARAQVRDKLDNSKPLQEQLPLTQIKSEPLDYEYKPVVIAPSTRGVNGMFQGGATAPLQGAVQAVVLPMVSPISINLGDLQNVLKMAVDGNIIRQVLESTQAKGQQTGIVGSGGVGIAQTPQQVIQAISLPILDQDGNAKIIINYSIDPSQAQAILQSPKIETLGSNSEGKGQKLPEDLTVKTNRDKTTIPVDEKSGSRNNNKHCGKDGHRVNGKSLDAKDLEEGLCPGQPPLKNLLSLLKAYFALNNEPTKEELAKISESVNLPAEVVKKWFVKMQLGQISVDPSSPLAEDTQTSPEELDGTNCVSPRLEPDEQMNTEETEEMECCSSTEGIAAGINGVESAPASPSPLNLSADGPVPARTNEEGEGPLDLSLPKSAATATVASGHPNTVYSAQEEPLNLTCTKKEALSNASTNAIIYASQPSANPINIVTTQLPTLVAITDQGHGQCLRALTTTKQTILIPQLAYSYTTTSSSPARGDTLQQNILQVNGVKEEKQEMGSEVTSTLEEQTDSDSGPTRKKMKRTESGLYACDLCDKIFQKSSSLLRHKYEHTGKRPHECGICSKAFKHKHHLIEHLRLHSGEKPYQCDKCGKRFSHSGSYSQHMNHRYSYCKKEAQGQGLSQGVEEEDNPGEEQPRTGSAATSPPSHLDSDERGSSTREDESEEEDEMGSGSIVDEDEIQVVKIGEEGDEDDQGTDEERMEEMEQEEVGDDGEKEVPDGGEREEMDSEEAEGDKDGQMLKVVVMQDECEEENEDEEQPVEAMDTGTLEHVKETTESVEENLADEKNSENEGKTPTTNGEVK; this is encoded by the exons TGAGTAACTACAGTCATGTGCTGGAGGGCCAGTCGGACTCGGACGATGAGGACAAGCTTCACATTGTAGAGGACGAAGGCAGTCTATTGGACGGGGCTGACTGTGACAGCGTGGCCCCAGACGACGACCATAATGGGACGGCCGACCAGGACGGCAGATGGGATGATG TGAAAGAGGAGAGCATGTCAGACGAGGATGACAGGAGCAGAGATGCTTTGGTTGAGGAGATGCTTCAGCAAGGAGACACGGCCGTTATCTTCCCAGAGCCGCCAGACGACGAACCACAACAGGGAACGCCAGAGACCAGCGGACATGATGAAAATG GCACGCCAGACTCGTTTTCTCAGCTCCTCACCTGTCCGTATTGCTCTCGCGGTTACAAGCGTTACACCTCGCTGAAGGAACACATTAAATACAGACACGAGAAGAGCGAGGACAACTTCAGCTGCTCTCTGTGCAGCTACACCTTCGCCTACCGCACACAGCTGGACAGACACATGACCGCACACAAAGCTGGACGAGAGCAG CGACATGTTACTCAGTCAGGTGGAGGAGGGAATCGAAAGTTTAAATGCACTGAATGTGGCAAAGCCTTCAAGTACAAACACCACCTGAAAGAACACCTGCGCATCCACAGCG GAGAAAAGCCTTACGAATGCTCCAACTGCAAGAAGCGTTTCTCTCATTCTGGCTCCTACAGTTCTCACATCAGCAGTAAGAAGTGCATTGGTCTTATCTCAGTGAACGGACGGCCGCGGCCCACTCCCGCCGCTGGGCTGGCAAAAACCCCACAGTGCTCTTCCCCGTCTCTGCCCACCTCCTCCCCTACAGCACGTgcccaagtccgagacaagctGGACAACAGCAAACCCCTTCAGGAGCAACTTCCCTTGACGCAGATCAAGTCTGAGCCACTAGACTACGAGTACAAGCCTGTGGTGATAGCTCCATCTACAAGGGGGGTGAATGGCATGTTCCAGGGCGGGGCCACAGCCCCCCTTCAGGGTGCCGTGCAGGCTGTCGTGCTGCCAATGGTCTCCCCAATCAGCATCAACCTGGGAGACCTGCAGAACGTGCTGAAGATGGCGGTGGATGGGAACATCATCAGGCAAGTGCTGGAAAGCACTCAAGCCAAGGGTCAGCAAACAGGGATTGTTGGATCGGGAGGAGTGGGCATTGCTCAGACACCTCAGCAAGTCATCCAAGCCATTAGTCTTCCCATCCTTGATCAGGATGGCAATGCCAAGATCATCATCAACTACAGCATAGACCCTTCACAGGCCCAAGCAATCCTGCAGAGTCCCAAGATAGAAACATTGGGATCAAACTCTGAGGGAAAGGGTCAGAAGCTGCCAGAGGACCTGACAGTTAAGACAAATAGGGACAAAACCACCATCCCTGTGGACGAGAAGAGCGGGTCACGCAACAACAATAAGCACTGTGGTAAAGATGGACATAGAGTCAATGGGAAAAGTCTTGACGCAAAGGACTTAGAGGAAGGACTGTGTCCTGGTCAGCCTCCGCTAAAGAACCTTCTTTCCTTGCTTAAGGCTTACTTTGCCTTAAATAATGAGCCTACAAAGGAGGAGCTGGCTAAGATATCTGAATCCGTCAATCTTCCAGCAGAGGTGGTGAAGAAGTGGTTTGTGAAGATGCAGCTTGGACAAATATCTGTAGACCCCTCTTCACCGCTGGCTGAAGATACGCAAACCAGTCCTGAGGAATTGGATGGGACTAATTGTGTATCACCCAGACTAGAGCCAGATGAGCAAatgaacacagaagagacagagGAGATGGAATGCTGTAGCTCAACAGAGGGCATAGCAGCTGGGATAAATGGAGTCGAGAGTGCCCCTGCATCCCCTTCACCACTAAACCTATCTGCCGACGGTCCTGTCCCAGCCAGGACTAATGAGGAAGGCGAGGGACCCCTCGACCTATCGCTACCAAAATCCGCCGCTACAGCTACCGTAGCTAGCGGTCACCCTAACACTGTTTACTCAGCTCAAGAGGAGCCGCTGAATTTGACTTGCACAAAGAAGGAAGCGCTCAGCAATGCAAGCACCAATGCTATCATATACGCCAGCCAACCAAGTGCCAATCCCATAAACATCGTGACCACTCAACTGCCCACGCTAGTGGCTATCACTGACCAGGGACATGGGCAATGTCTACGTGCACTTACCACCACTAAACAGACCATCCTGATCCCTCAGCTAGCCTACAGTTACACCACTACATCCTCCAGCCCAGCAAGGGGCGACACACTGCAACAGAATATACTGCAGGTCAATGGCGTCAAG GAGGAAAAACAGGAGATGGGGTCAGAGGTCACGTCAACGTTGGAAGAACAAACAGATTCAGACTCAGGGCCTACGAGGAAGAAGATGAAAAGGACGGAAAGTGGTCTCTACGCCTGCGACCTGTGTGACAAAATCTTCCAGAAGAGCAGTTCACTGCTCCGCCATAAATACGAACACACAG GTAAGAGGCCTCATGAATGTGGGATCTGCAGCAAGGCCTTCAAACACAAGCATCACCTGATCGAGCACCTGCGCCTGCACTCCGGAGAAAAGCCCTACCAGTGTGACAAATGCGGCAAACGCTTCTCTCACTCCGGCTCCTACTCGCAACACATGAACCACCGTTACTCCTACTGTAAGAAAGAAGCTCAGGGTCAAGGGCTGAGCCAGGGGGTCGAGGAAGAGGACAACCCCGGCGAAGAGCAGCCCCGGACGGGCAGCGCGGCAACCTCGCCCCCCTCCCACCTGGACTCGGACGAGCGAGGGAGCAGTACCAGAGAAGATGAGAGCGAGGAAGAGGATGAGATGGGTTCGGGGAGTATAGTGGACGAAGATGAGATTCAGGTAGTAAAGATTGGAGAGGAAGGAGATGAGGATGACCAGGGAACAGATGAAGAGAGGATGGAGGAAATGGAACAAGAGGAGGTTGGGGACGATGGCGAGAAGGAGGTGCCAGATGGAGGTGAGAGGGAGGAAATGGACAGCGAGGAGGCCGAAGGAGATAAAGATGGACAGATGCTGAAGGTCGTGGTGATGCAGGATGAATGTGAGGAGGAGAACGAAGATGAAGAACAACCTGTGGAAGCCATGGACACGGGAACTCTCGAACACGTGAAGGAGACGACAGAAAGTGTTGAGGAGAACCTGGCGGATGAGAAAAACAGTGAAAATGAAGGAAAAACACCCACTACGAATGGAGAGGTGAAATGA